The proteins below come from a single Sphingomicrobium sediminis genomic window:
- a CDS encoding response regulator, translated as MSRPHLLLVEDEPAIRTPLVRYLEREGFRVTACGDAKAARDVLGGFAFHAAILDIMLPGEDGLSLARSIREQGDLPILFLSARSEDVDRIVGLEMGADDYLTKPFNPRELLARIKAILRRAKPADTPAEADGGSFRFDEYRLDTDHQRLLREEQPIPLTSGDYTLLLTLVERAGRPLSREQLLDLTKGREADPFDRSVDNAIMRLRKKLGPKGSEIIRTVHGVGYTLAVPVEQG; from the coding sequence TTGAGCCGCCCGCACCTCCTCCTGGTCGAGGACGAACCCGCCATCCGCACCCCATTGGTGCGTTATCTCGAGCGCGAAGGCTTTCGAGTGACGGCGTGCGGCGATGCCAAGGCGGCACGCGACGTGCTCGGCGGCTTCGCCTTCCATGCGGCGATCCTCGACATCATGCTGCCGGGTGAAGACGGCTTGAGCCTCGCCCGCTCGATCCGCGAGCAAGGCGACCTGCCCATCCTCTTCCTCTCGGCGCGTTCCGAGGATGTCGACCGCATCGTCGGCCTCGAAATGGGTGCCGACGATTATCTGACCAAGCCGTTCAATCCGCGCGAACTGCTCGCCCGCATCAAGGCGATCCTGCGCCGCGCCAAGCCGGCCGACACGCCTGCCGAAGCGGATGGCGGCAGCTTCCGCTTCGACGAATATCGGCTCGATACCGATCACCAGCGCCTGCTGCGCGAGGAACAACCCATTCCGCTTACCAGCGGCGACTATACGTTGCTGCTGACCCTCGTCGAACGTGCCGGGCGTCCTTTGTCGCGCGAACAATTGCTCGACCTCACCAAGGGCCGCGAAGCCGATCCGTTCGACCGCTCGGTCGACAATGCCATCATGCGCCTGCGCAAGAAGCTGGGCCCCAAGGGCAGCGAGATCATCCGCACCGTCCATGGGGTCGGCTACACGCTCGCCGTCCCGGTCGAGCAGGGCTGA
- a CDS encoding EF-hand domain-containing protein: protein MKKLTILIAATAIALPMAAQAHQPGPRGPQGDITLAEVEAQSAERFANIDVNGDGQLTQDEMKAHAEARKAEWQENNDGERRGPRARRGGRGGGEGRGFDRLDADGSGTLSLAEFQSRPLAMFERADANNDRVVTEAERNQARAEFREKRAEMLGQRGQ, encoded by the coding sequence ATGAAGAAATTGACCATCCTGATTGCCGCGACCGCAATCGCGCTGCCCATGGCCGCACAGGCCCACCAGCCGGGCCCGCGCGGTCCGCAGGGCGACATCACGCTGGCCGAGGTCGAGGCACAGAGCGCCGAGCGCTTCGCCAATATCGACGTGAATGGCGACGGCCAGCTCACGCAGGACGAGATGAAGGCGCATGCCGAGGCTCGCAAGGCCGAGTGGCAGGAAAATAATGACGGCGAACGTCGTGGCCCCCGGGCCCGTCGTGGTGGCCGCGGCGGCGGCGAAGGTCGTGGCTTCGACCGGCTCGACGCCGATGGCAGCGGCACCCTCAGCCTCGCCGAATTCCAGTCCCGCCCGCTCGCCATGTTCGAACGCGCCGACGCGAATAATGATCGTGTCGTGACCGAAGCCGAGCGTAACCAGGCCCGCGCCGAGTTTCGCGAGAAGCGCGCCGAGATGCTCGGCCAGCGCGGCCAGTAA
- a CDS encoding SDR family oxidoreductase, whose product MSDFSNAIVIGQGGIGGAIADAIEARGGRVTRLGRQTTPPIDFLEPATIEAAASALEAQGPFDAVIIASGILHSDAFGPEKSWRMLDADPLTTTFAINTIGPALVARHFIPLLPRKERFLFAALSARVGSISDNRIGGWYGYRASKAALNQIIRTLAIELGRTHKEGVIAALHPGTVDTKLSEPFQGNVPDKQLFSPEKSANHLLDVLSGLTPEDSGGHFDWAGEPVPA is encoded by the coding sequence ATGAGCGATTTTTCCAACGCGATCGTGATCGGGCAGGGCGGCATCGGCGGCGCCATCGCCGATGCCATCGAAGCGCGCGGCGGACGCGTCACGCGGCTCGGACGCCAGACGACACCGCCGATCGACTTTCTCGAGCCCGCCACCATCGAGGCGGCCGCGTCGGCATTGGAGGCCCAGGGCCCCTTCGACGCCGTCATCATCGCTAGCGGTATTCTTCATTCGGACGCATTCGGACCCGAAAAGAGCTGGCGCATGCTCGACGCCGATCCGCTGACGACGACATTCGCCATCAACACGATCGGCCCGGCATTGGTCGCGCGGCACTTCATCCCGCTGCTGCCGCGAAAAGAGCGTTTCCTGTTCGCTGCGCTCTCGGCGCGTGTCGGCTCGATTTCCGACAACCGGATCGGCGGCTGGTATGGCTATCGCGCCAGCAAGGCCGCGCTCAACCAGATAATCCGCACCCTCGCCATCGAACTGGGCCGAACGCACAAGGAAGGCGTAATCGCCGCGCTGCATCCGGGCACCGTCGATACGAAGCTGAGCGAACCCTTCCAAGGCAATGTCCCGGACAAACAACTGTTCAGCCCCGAAAAGAGCGCCAACCACCTGCTCGACGTCCTGTCGGGCCTGACGCCGGAAGATAGCGGCGGTCATTTCGACTGGGCCGGAGAGCCCGTCCCCGCCTGA
- a CDS encoding multicopper oxidase family protein translates to MASASALGAGNAATVEPASPSYEVSVEFAEGEIYNPWTGRNDKVELRAFRGEGNDRFMAPELRVSPGQVLRLGVANNLAPCTPEEVEREECFNSTNIHTHGLWVSPGGNSDNVMISIDPGHRFDYEFVIPDDHPAGTFWYHPHMHGATSAQLGSGMAGALIIEGDRLPTIGSPGDVDILFGQGESAFGEQVLLFSQIQYGCFDDTEKIKAPAWPDPDTRPWELPPWTCDEGDVGKVSSWDQFGPLREMTSGRLIGVNGEVQPTLSGLSTGRFQRLRMIHAGLRRSVNVSIRRVADGAPALRGITAHEQRGWISNFCSGDEVAQFHFADDGLTRNAMREVDEAVIHAGSRYDSLVYFEQPGLYCMVNDQSWRMDHEDHRVIGILDVGGEAAPVDNVASHLMHTLREHAEMRIDDQRVRERVIGDLSGELGLSAFTWHEAVRDDEITGYQQATFSIVEQEDSPAILSIDGLPYEHGRIDRTLTLGDVEEWEITSNLAEHPFHIHVNPFQVIAILDEDGNDVTVEGTAAYDSDYDGVVGGWRDTLLIKRDYKVTMRTRYRRYIGDFVMHCHFASHGDAGMMQGIRMVMPGSPTTQAMMH, encoded by the coding sequence TTGGCGAGTGCAAGCGCGCTCGGCGCGGGCAATGCCGCGACGGTCGAGCCTGCATCGCCCAGCTACGAAGTCTCCGTCGAGTTTGCCGAGGGTGAAATCTACAATCCCTGGACCGGGCGAAACGACAAGGTCGAGCTGCGGGCGTTTCGTGGCGAGGGCAATGATCGCTTCATGGCGCCCGAGTTGCGCGTGTCGCCAGGCCAGGTTTTGCGGCTGGGCGTTGCCAACAACCTGGCACCTTGCACGCCCGAAGAGGTCGAGCGCGAGGAATGCTTCAATTCGACCAATATTCACACCCACGGTCTGTGGGTGTCGCCGGGCGGCAATAGCGACAATGTCATGATCTCGATCGATCCGGGTCATCGCTTCGATTACGAATTCGTCATCCCTGACGATCATCCCGCCGGCACCTTCTGGTACCATCCTCACATGCATGGTGCGACCAGCGCCCAATTGGGGTCGGGGATGGCCGGCGCGCTGATCATCGAAGGCGACCGCCTGCCGACAATCGGTTCTCCCGGCGACGTGGACATCCTTTTCGGTCAGGGTGAAAGTGCGTTCGGGGAGCAAGTCCTGCTCTTCTCGCAGATCCAATATGGCTGTTTCGACGATACCGAAAAGATCAAGGCGCCGGCCTGGCCTGATCCCGACACCAGGCCCTGGGAATTGCCGCCTTGGACATGCGATGAGGGTGATGTCGGCAAGGTTTCGTCGTGGGACCAATTCGGGCCATTGCGCGAAATGACGTCGGGCCGCCTGATCGGCGTGAATGGCGAAGTCCAGCCGACCTTGTCCGGTTTGTCGACCGGACGTTTTCAGAGACTGCGGATGATCCACGCCGGCCTTCGTCGCTCGGTCAATGTCAGCATTCGCCGCGTGGCCGATGGCGCACCGGCCTTACGCGGCATCACGGCGCACGAGCAGAGGGGTTGGATCTCCAATTTCTGTTCAGGCGATGAGGTTGCCCAATTCCATTTTGCCGATGACGGGCTGACCCGCAATGCCATGCGCGAGGTCGACGAGGCGGTGATCCATGCAGGCTCGCGTTACGATTCGCTCGTCTATTTCGAGCAGCCAGGACTCTATTGCATGGTCAATGACCAGAGCTGGAGGATGGACCACGAAGACCATCGTGTCATCGGCATCCTGGACGTGGGCGGCGAGGCTGCTCCGGTCGACAATGTCGCGTCGCACCTGATGCACACCCTGCGCGAACATGCCGAAATGCGCATCGACGATCAGCGAGTGAGAGAGCGGGTCATCGGTGACCTTTCAGGCGAGCTGGGGCTGAGCGCCTTCACCTGGCATGAAGCGGTCCGGGACGACGAGATCACCGGATATCAGCAGGCGACCTTCAGCATCGTGGAACAGGAAGACAGCCCCGCGATATTGAGTATCGACGGCCTGCCCTACGAACATGGCCGCATCGATCGAACCCTGACGCTTGGCGATGTCGAGGAATGGGAAATCACTTCCAATCTGGCCGAGCATCCGTTCCACATCCACGTAAACCCATTCCAGGTGATCGCCATCCTCGACGAGGACGGAAATGATGTCACCGTGGAGGGCACGGCGGCATATGACAGCGATTATGACGGCGTGGTCGGAGGCTGGCGCGACACCTTGCTCATCAAGCGGGATTACAAGGTCACCATGCGCACGAGATACCGTCGATATATCGGCGACTTCGTCATGCATTGTCACTTTGCCAGTCATGGCGATGCCGGAATGATGCAGGGCATTCGCATGGTGATGCCCGGGTCGCCGACGACGCAAGCCATGATGCATTAG